The following nucleotide sequence is from Staphylococcus chromogenes.
GCTTATCGTAGCCAATGGTCAGAAAGAAGAAAATGCCTTGTTATTTGGTGTGGAGGCGCAGTCATTTTTAGTGCCACATCTCATTGAGGGGCGCAATTTTACAAAAGAGAATGAAGTCGTGATTGATAAAACATTAAAACAAAAAGGCTTTCAGGTCGGGGATACGCTCACGCTTGCACAGTCAGACGAAAAATTAAAAGTGGTGGGTGTGAGTGAAAGTGCGAAATTCAACGCCTCCCCCGTCATTTTTAGCAACAATGCGACAATCGCAAAAGTGAACCCGATGCTCTCGGAAAAAGAAACGAATGCTGTCGTGGTAAAAGACCCGAATTGGAAAAAGGTAAAGTTAAATCAGGATTTAGAAGCGATTTCAATAGATTCATTTATTGAAAACTTACCAGGTTATCAAGCGCAAAATATGACGTTAAACTTTATGATTTTCTTCTTATTTGCAATTTCAGCGACTGTGGTCGGAATCTTTTTATATGTCATGACCTTACAAAAAACACATTTATTTGGCGTGTTAAAAGCACAAGGATTTACGAATGGTCATTTAGCGAACATGGTCGTTGCACAAACGTTAATCCTCGCTGTTATCGGCACGGTTCTCGGTTTAGCGTTGACTTTATTGACCGGCGCATTTTTACCAGAAGCTGTCCCTATAAAATTTAATCCAGTGACACTTGTGGTATTTGCGGTCGTACTCATTTTTGTCTCATTACTCGGAAGTCTATTCTCAGTATTGAGCATACGGAAAATCGATCCACTCAAAGCAATCGGATAAGGAGGTGGCAACATGCTTATATTTAAAGAGGTTAAGAAAACATTTAAAGATGGGAATCAAACGATTGACGCCGTTAAACCGACATCGTTACAGTTTAATAAAGGCGAATTGATTGCGATTGTCGGACCCTCAGGTTCAGGAAAAAGTACTTTTTTAACGATGGCCGGCGCGCTTCAAACGCCGACATCTGGAGAAATTCACATTAACGGTCAAAATATTACAGCGATGAAAGAAAAACAATTGGCCCGTATTCGCTTGAATGAAGTTGGTTTTGTATTACAATCGACAAATTTAGTGCCTTTTCTCACCGTCAAACAACAATTTCAACTGTTAAAGAAAAAGAAAAAAGACGTATTGCACGAAGAAGACTATCAACAATTGCTCGAGCAGTTAGGTCTTTCGACACTTGAAAATAAATTGCCAAGTGGCTTATCAGGAGGACAAAAACAACGTGTAGCTATCGCCAAAGCCTTGTACACCAATCCTGCGATTATTTTAGCCGATGAACCGACCGCCGCACTCGATACGGAAAACGCACTCGAAGTCATCAAAATTTTACAAGACCAAACGAAACAGCGCCAAAAAATTGGCATTATCGTGACACATGATGAACGTCTGACAGACTATTGTGACCGTGTGTTTCATATGGAAGATGGATGCCTAACAGAACAATAGAGGGGTGACAACATGATGAGCCTAAACCGCATCGTTATTATGGGCTCCCCTGGCACAGGGAAATCCACACTGGCTTACAAAATCGCACAACAGACGAAATTACCTTTATATCATATGGATGCGCTCTTTTGGGAGGGCACGCAAAACGTCTCTGATGACGTCCTTTTAGAACGGTTAGACACCCTATTACAAAAGGAAAAATGGATTATTGATGGCAATTATAAAGACACACTCGAAATGCGTGTCGCCAAAGCTGACCTCGTGATTTGGATGAAAGCCCCGCGATGGAAATGTGTACTTCTTGTGATTTATCGATATTTAAAAGGTAAACGGCAAAAAGGACCGGGGGCCAATCCTGATAGTCTAGAACCGAGCTTTATTCAATATATTTGGCGTTTCCCTGAAAAAAGTTTTCCTGAAATGAATCGAATCTATGAGACCTATAAAACTGAATGTCGTTGGATGATCATCGAATAAAGATCAAACGTTAGCATGTTGGTCAGATGCGCGAGCAAGATTTTTAAAAGGATTTTCGGCTTAGGCGTCCATCAACTTTACGATATGTCATCATAAGCAGACGCCTTTTTCAAATATAAATTGTTTTAAAATAGCTATCAAAATTGACCTGAGCGTCAATTTTGATGGCTTTTTTAAGTTAACTGAATCTCATATTCTAGCGCCGAATAAAGTCATTAATAGTGGAAGAAGGCATGGCGTTAAGTGACAAAGGAACAAAACTATGCTTAAATGTAACTATAAAAGTTACAATAAGAGGTGGCCACATGAATTTAGAATTTAACATTGCAGTTCATGTTATGTGTTTTTTAGTTAAACACTCAGAAGAAAGATGGAGTAGCCAAGCATTAGCCGATTCGGTGTGTATTCACCCCGTACAAATTCG
It contains:
- a CDS encoding AAA family ATPase, with product MMSLNRIVIMGSPGTGKSTLAYKIAQQTKLPLYHMDALFWEGTQNVSDDVLLERLDTLLQKEKWIIDGNYKDTLEMRVAKADLVIWMKAPRWKCVLLVIYRYLKGKRQKGPGANPDSLEPSFIQYIWRFPEKSFPEMNRIYETYKTECRWMIIE
- a CDS encoding ABC transporter ATP-binding protein, whose translation is MLIFKEVKKTFKDGNQTIDAVKPTSLQFNKGELIAIVGPSGSGKSTFLTMAGALQTPTSGEIHINGQNITAMKEKQLARIRLNEVGFVLQSTNLVPFLTVKQQFQLLKKKKKDVLHEEDYQQLLEQLGLSTLENKLPSGLSGGQKQRVAIAKALYTNPAIILADEPTAALDTENALEVIKILQDQTKQRQKIGIIVTHDERLTDYCDRVFHMEDGCLTEQ
- a CDS encoding ABC transporter permease → MFLAWNEIKRSKLKFGLVIGVLVMISYLLFLLSGLASGLMNMNREGIDRWQADAIIMNDNANQTIQQSKFKVSEVPDDFKDKATLKQTALIVANGQKEENALLFGVEAQSFLVPHLIEGRNFTKENEVVIDKTLKQKGFQVGDTLTLAQSDEKLKVVGVSESAKFNASPVIFSNNATIAKVNPMLSEKETNAVVVKDPNWKKVKLNQDLEAISIDSFIENLPGYQAQNMTLNFMIFFLFAISATVVGIFLYVMTLQKTHLFGVLKAQGFTNGHLANMVVAQTLILAVIGTVLGLALTLLTGAFLPEAVPIKFNPVTLVVFAVVLIFVSLLGSLFSVLSIRKIDPLKAIG